A stretch of DNA from Halobacteriovorax vibrionivorans:
TTGTTTTTGGTGCTTACGATCATAAAGCAGGAAGTATCTCTCTAGGGTATTCATTTCAAAAGGATAAGCGCTTCAATCATAAATTTTCTGTCATTGGTGGAATTGAACATTTCAAGTGCTCGAAAGTATTATCAGATTTCTTTAAATTGCGTCGAAAAACCTATCGAAAAGTTAAATCCTAACTATCCTATATTTACATTGTTTAAAATATTCTAGATCATTAATATATGATCAAATTACTAATACTATCACTTATCTCAACGATATGTGCCGCTAATTCTATGCTATTTGAAGTAGACTCTTTTGATTTGAAAAGAGAGGTGGGGCAAGAGTTTTTAGCGGGAAGTGCATACGCTCGCGATATTTATATAAAGTATGATGCTGTCGAGTTTGATTTAGCACAAGACGGTGAGCTATTTTTAGTTGATGCAGCTTTATATAATAATAAATTCAACTTCAGAAAAGATAATCTAAATTTAACAACGTATATCCCGCAAATAGATGAGATCGACTTTCTCGATTTTATTTATGCAAATCAAGCTTTAATTGAGTTTACAGAAACAGGATTCAATGCGAATGGACCTCAATTAAGTATCGGTGCTGCAAGCTTCTTGTTTGATATAAGAAATGTCCAAATTAATTGTGCTAGCAATGGCTTTACATTTAGGCTTGATCAAATTTGTTTAAAGAATATGCTCATTAATCCTAGTAAAGGAAGTGAGTTTGCTAAAGTTGAAATAAAGCAAGAAAGCCAAGATACATCTTTTATAAGTATACTTGGTAAGAAAGTTTTATTCACGAATGATCGAATTAATATTGATGCTCAAAGTATTAGTGGAAATATTCTTAATAGTGAAATTGGTCTTAAGGCCATAAATGTTGATTGTTTTAAAGATAGTGAACTTAAAAGTTTTAATCTAGATCTTATTTTTGCTGGTTGTTTAGAAGAGTCTTTAATTGCAGGAAGCGAGATAAGGCTGTTACGTGAAGGTCGCCCTTTCGAAATCTATGATGGTGTTGTTTATTTTAACGAAAATCATGTTGGGGTTGAAGCGGATAAATTATTAGCAGAAACACAAAAAGGTCTTTTTACATTTTTTGATATAGAAGCAAAGTGTTTAAAAACAATCAATGATAAGCGAATAATTTCAGCAGATGCTTTCTATCTTGGTTGTTTAAAGAGCTCATACTTTAAAATAAATAAAATTAATGAAGATCAAATTGAAAAAGATAGCAATCGTATTAGTGACTTAAATATTCACGTTACTGATGGTGAATTTAAGTTGAATGCAAAGCTTCGTGCGCTATTTACACTGCATTTCAGAGCTAGTGGTACGTTAAATATCAATGAGACTCAAAGAGAAGTTAGGGTACAAGTGGCCAAGGCAAAGGTTGCGGGTATGACTGCTACAAAAATGGTTCTTAAATTTGTGATGAAGTTCATAAACTCTGACTCGGTGAGTCTGGAAAATGATACAATTATCATAAAATACTAGCTTTAATTGACATCATGCTTTGAAAAAAATATATTCATTTCGGTGGCCGGCCAGACAAGCGTAACGAGGTGAACTCCGCCAGGTCGGGAACGAAGCAACGGTAGCTTTTGCTGCGTTGTGTTTGTGTCGGCTGCCCCTTTCCAATGCCTATTATTTTGCCTATAGTTAATAAGTAAAAATTTAAAATCATATAAAGTGATGGTGCTCAATGTCATATCAGGTTCTGGCCAGAAAGTATCGTCCTACAAAGTTTCAAGACTTTGTTGGGCAAGAACATATTGTAAAAACAATAGTTAATTCTTTAAGAGAAGACCGTTTTGGTCATGCTTATATTTTTTCTGGTACACGTGGAATTGGAAAAACAACTATTGCAAGAATTTTTGCAAAGGCACTACGTTGCGAAAACCGTGATGAACAACAGAATCCATGTGGAGAATGTGGTGCTTGTCATGACTTTGATTCAGCTGCTTCAATGAATGTCGTTGAAATTGACGGGGCATCTAATAATAGTGTTGATGATATTAGAGAATTAATTAGTAATATTTCTTATCTTCCATCAAATGGAAAATATAAAGTCTATATTATTGATGAAGTACATATGCTTTCTAACAGCGCTTTCAATGCTCTTTTGAAAACACTAGAAGAGCCGCCTGAGCATGCAATCTTTTTAATGGCCACGACTGAGCCTGAAAAATTATTGGGAACTGTTCTTTCGCGATGTCAGCGATTTGATTTCATCAACGCAACAGTTGAAGAGCTAAAGTCACATATTATTAATATCGCTCAATTAGAGAATATTACTTTCAGTCAAGATGAGCTTATTGAAACACTTGCAAAACTTGGTAATGGATCGTTTAGAGATACTCTTTCTCTTTTTGATCAGGTTTTAAGTTTCTCTTATGGCCAAGATATAACAGAGGATATTTTTGCAAGAGCGTTAGGTATTGCAAAATTGAGTTCGATTAAATCTTTAATTGATAATATCATTGCAGGTCAAACTCAAGAGTTAACAAATACTTTTAATATGCTTATTTCACAAAACATCGGTTTAAATAATATTGTTAAATCGATGTTAGAGAATCTTTTTTCTATTATTATCGCAAAAGACTTCAACGATAAAAATCGTATTCAATCTAAAGTAGATGGCGATCTTTTTGATAAGACAACTAGAGCAGAGCTTTATTGGATTTATGAAACTCTTGCTAAAGACTTTGCTTGGACAATGGAATCGATTATACCAGCAGATGCTACTCTACTTGCCATGAGAAAGGTAAGCTTAAGACATCAGTTAATAGCTGATACTGCTGAAGTAGCTGCAAATACCTCTACTGTGGAGGATGCTGCGGGAAAGCCTGAGGCCCCAAGGGCCGCTGAAGTTGAAGAAGTGGCCCAAGAAGAAATCATACCAGAGGAAAAACCAGCTCCAACTAAGATTATCTTTGATGAACAAGAGGTTGAGCAGGATGCAAATTTCTCTGCTAGTGAAAATACACCTGAAGAAGTTGCTATTGAGCCAGCTTCAGAGCCTGAAGAAGTAGTTCCACAAGAAATCACACCAACAATTATTCCTGAAGGGAATAAGACGTGGGATGGCTTCTTAGAGTTCTTATCGAGCTCATCTCCTGTAATGAGTGCGAATATGGAGCAGGGGAATCTCTTAGGGGAACTCGTTGTGGTAGGGAATAAGGCTACCATAGCGATTGGTTATCCCGTTAGTGCAAAAGTTTTCTTTGATCATATGAATAATCAAGAAACAATTGAAAAGGTTAAAGCAGAACTTAGAAATTACTTTTCTGTTGAAGAAATTGATTTAAAACTTGAGTTAGTTGAAAGAGAAAAAGCGCAAGAGACTCAATTTAAATCAAAATTTGACATCAATATTGAAAATGAAAATATTGAAAAGGCAAATATGAGAAAACAAATTGAAGAAGATGAGATGCTCAAAGTTGCAGGATCTCTTTTTAATACAAAAATAGATAAGATCGTTTTAAATAACGACGAATAAACGGAGTATATATGGCAAAAGGTATGCAAGGGCTAATGAAGCAAGCTCAACAAATGCAGCAAAAAATTAGCACTCTTCAAAAAGAATTAGAAAAAAGAGAACTAGAAGTTTCTTCAGGTGGTGGTGCCATTAAAATTACAATCACTGGAAAACAAGAAATACAATCAATTAAAATTGATCCTGAAGCTGTCGATCCATCTGATGTTGAAACATTAGAGGACCTTGTATTAACGGCCGTTAATCAAGCAGTTAAAGAATCACAAGATATGGTTTCAAATGCTATGGGGAAAGTAACTGGTGGATTAAATATACCAGGCCTTTTCTAGGAAAGATGAATGAAACTACCTGAAAGAATCACAAATTTAATGGACTCGTTTTCAAAAGTTCCAGGAATTGGAGAAAAGAGTGCATTAAGACATGTCTTAAGTCTTACGAAATGGACAGCTGAAGAATTAGGTGATTTTTCAAATGCTCTAAATGATTTGGCAGAACTTAAAAAATGTAAGCAGTGTGGCGTTTTCGCAGATGAGGACATTTGTGATGTTTGTAGTGACATTCATCGTAAAGAATCTACTGAAATCTGTGTTGTGGAATCAATAACAGATTACATGGCAATTGAAAGAAGTGGCCAGTATCGAGGTCTTTATCATGTTTTGGGTGGTGTCCTAAATCCTTTATTAGGAGTTGGGCCAGCAGAACTGAATATCGACAAGTTAAAGAAGAGAGTTACTGAACTTGGAGTTACTTCGATAATTTTAGCGATAGGGCCATCAGTTGAAGGTGATGCAACTTGTAGTTATATCAAATCGACACTTCCTGAAAATGTAATGGTTGATAGAATCGGATTTGGGATTCCTATGGGTGGGAATCTTGATTATTTAGACACAATGACAATCTCTAAAGCTTTAGAGAATAAAACAAAAATGTAAGGAAGCATATGGATAACATCGAATACGTTATTCAAGAATTTTTTAAAGAGTATAGCGGTCTCGATTCTCTTGTGAATAGTGGCCTTGTTGTTTGTAGACAAGATGGTATACCTTTATATTCTTTTAAAAGTACTCAAACTGAATTTGATAGTGATACTGCAGGAGCCTTAATCGCTGGTGTATGGCAAGCTAGCTCTGTTCTATCTCAGTTCATTCCTGATGAAACAGAGGATGATTTCCGATTCAATTATGCGACTTCTTCTAAGGGAATTTATATAACAAAATTATCGGGGCCGTTTGAAGATATTTATCTCAGTCTGATTTATTTTGATGTAGATAACCCTGCTAAGCTTAAATCTCGTGTTAGGCTTATAGAAACAAAGCTAGCTGAGTTCATAGAGGCACATTTAAGTGATGACTTAAACCCAAATGATGTTTTCCTCTTTGATGATATTAGTGACAATGAAGTAGATGATCTATTTTCAGGTGTAATGGGATAGTGGGGGACTTATGTCTTTTGTAAATTATAATACGAAGGAAATTAACTGTAAGATCGTCTACTATGGGCCGGGCCTTGGTGGAAAGACGACTAACATTCAATATATTTATCAAAAAACTGCCGGTGGGAATAAAGGAGAGATGGTAAGTCTCGACTCTGAGAATGAGAGAACAATTTTCTTTGATTTTCTTCCGCTTGATCTTGGAGAAATACGTGGCTACCGTACACGTTTTCACTTATATACCGTGCCAGGTCAGGTCTTCTATGAATCTTCACGTAAGCTAATTCTTCGTGGTGTTGATGGTGTTATTTTTGTTGCAGATTCTCAACTTGAGAGAATGGAAGCAAATATTGAATCTTTAAAAAGTCTTGAGGAAAACCTTAAGGAGCAGGGATATGATATTGATCAAATTCCAATAGTGTTTCAATGGAATAAAAGAGATTTACCAAATGTTACACCAGTCGAAGACTTACAGCAGACATTAAATGCAGATGAGCGACCAGCTTTCGACTCTGTTGCTGTAAAAGGTGTTGGTGTTTTTGAAACACTAAAGGCGATGTCTAAATTAGTTCTTATGAATCTTAAGGGGGGACTAAAAGAGTAGTCCTTTGTATTTTAAGAAATGTATATGAGCTTCAATTAGTGCTTCCTGACAATAGAAGGATGATCTTCTTCCAACAAGATGATGTCCTTCTAGAATTCCTAAACTAATTCCTTTTTGAAAGTAATATGGAAAAAGGGTGCTTTCAGTATCAACGACGCCATCATTTTCATTCTTACTTCTGATGATGAGCTTCATAAGCATCATCCATAAGTGGCTGTCATACCATTTTGATGAAAACCCAATCGATGTATAAAAAAGATTTGGGTTTAGTTTCTCATGATTATTTCTAAGCCATGGCCTACGATAAGTAGATGAGAGTGATTTTTGCATTTCTTTAGCAAGTATATCTCTTCTACTATCAATTAGTTTATATAGTTTTGAATCAGAGAAGTTATGAATGAGATTAAGAGTTTTAATTAATTTCTTATTAAAAGAATCTGAACCAAGAATTGGACTAGCAATTGTTGAGAGACCTAATATTGAATCTTGTTCTTCGCTATACTCACTTAAGTAGTGAAGAGTATCAAGACCACCTTTTGAAAATGCTACGAGCCATAATTTTTCATTAGGATGCTCTTTCATGTAGTCATTGATTTGAATTTTTAAAGACTCTGCATTCTTATTGCAATTATCAAAACCATTAATGCTTGGAGTGAAGTATTTAATACCATAATTCTTTTTTAAATGAAGGCATGCCCTTTCAAAAGAAGGGGTAGAAAATAGTTCGTTAAATACTCCTGGAATTAATATGATCGTTGCATTTGTTGTTGGAGCTTCTAAATTTGAAATATAATTTGGATGATATTTTGCATATTCAACTTCGTTGTAAATGATTTTAAATATTTCATCATCTTCTAAATTAATTTCTTTTTTATTTTTTAGATCATTAAAAAAGCGGTAGTTGATAAAGTTGTAATCAAATTTGTTATCAAAGCTTTTAAAATTAGTTAGAGAGTGTAGGTAGCGTGCCGTTGAAAAACTGATCCACGCTGAAGAATTTAAAAGATTTCTCATTAACTTAAGAGTGTCATTTGGTGAGAGATTTTCTTTTGCCTGTAAAAAACGTTGTCTTATATCAGACTTTGTAAGTTCTTTAGCTGAATCAAGAAAAGTTTTAGAATAATTTTTACGTGCATTATAAGCATTAAAGCGACTTTTTAAGTTTAATACTTTTGATTCTATATATTTGTTTAAAAATAAATCAGTATCTCTCATAGTTCTTTCAAATTCCTTGTGCTAGATGTAAAATTTTGTCATTAGGTGCATGTCCAAGTCAAATAAATGAAAGACAATAAAAGATCGTTCATAAATAAATTAGCATCTTTTAAGTAAACAACTGATTAATGCATAAATTGGATATAGATTGGAAGATTATAAAGAACACTATTCAGTATTAAAGAATGAATGCCTCGATTATCTTTATTTAAATAATGAAGATAAAGAAAGTTTAGTATTTGCTGACTGTACTTTTGGAGCAGGTGGTCACTCTATGGCCATCGTAGAGAGGAATCCAAATGCAAAATTGATCTCTTTTGATCAAGATCCAGATGCTCTTGCAAATGGCCGAAAGCTTATCGAAAAAAATGGTGTTCAAGATCGACTTTTTCTACATGACTCAAACTTTGTTCACTTTCATGATGTCGTTACTGGAAACCATCAAGAGCTACTTGATGAGAACGAAGGCCTTGACGGAGTACTTTTAGATTTGGGTGTTTCTTCCCATCATTTTGATGAAGGTTCTCGTGGGTTTTCATTTCGTGTTGATGCACCGCTTGATATGCGAATGGACTATGATAACGATGAGATAGAAACGGCAAAAGATATTATCAATAAGTATTCTAAGCAAGAATTAGCTGATCTATTTAGAGAATATGGTGAAGAGAAATTTGCATGGCGCATTGCGGAAAAGATTGAGGCCAAAAGAGAAAAAGAAGGCCCGATTGAAACAACTTTTCAATTAGCTGAGCTCATCAAAGATTGC
This window harbors:
- the dnaX gene encoding DNA polymerase III subunit gamma/tau translates to MSYQVLARKYRPTKFQDFVGQEHIVKTIVNSLREDRFGHAYIFSGTRGIGKTTIARIFAKALRCENRDEQQNPCGECGACHDFDSAASMNVVEIDGASNNSVDDIRELISNISYLPSNGKYKVYIIDEVHMLSNSAFNALLKTLEEPPEHAIFLMATTEPEKLLGTVLSRCQRFDFINATVEELKSHIINIAQLENITFSQDELIETLAKLGNGSFRDTLSLFDQVLSFSYGQDITEDIFARALGIAKLSSIKSLIDNIIAGQTQELTNTFNMLISQNIGLNNIVKSMLENLFSIIIAKDFNDKNRIQSKVDGDLFDKTTRAELYWIYETLAKDFAWTMESIIPADATLLAMRKVSLRHQLIADTAEVAANTSTVEDAAGKPEAPRAAEVEEVAQEEIIPEEKPAPTKIIFDEQEVEQDANFSASENTPEEVAIEPASEPEEVVPQEITPTIIPEGNKTWDGFLEFLSSSSPVMSANMEQGNLLGELVVVGNKATIAIGYPVSAKVFFDHMNNQETIEKVKAELRNYFSVEEIDLKLELVEREKAQETQFKSKFDINIENENIEKANMRKQIEEDEMLKVAGSLFNTKIDKIVLNNDE
- a CDS encoding YbaB/EbfC family nucleoid-associated protein, which translates into the protein MAKGMQGLMKQAQQMQQKISTLQKELEKRELEVSSGGGAIKITITGKQEIQSIKIDPEAVDPSDVETLEDLVLTAVNQAVKESQDMVSNAMGKVTGGLNIPGLF
- the recR gene encoding recombination mediator RecR, which encodes MKLPERITNLMDSFSKVPGIGEKSALRHVLSLTKWTAEELGDFSNALNDLAELKKCKQCGVFADEDICDVCSDIHRKESTEICVVESITDYMAIERSGQYRGLYHVLGGVLNPLLGVGPAELNIDKLKKRVTELGVTSIILAIGPSVEGDATCSYIKSTLPENVMVDRIGFGIPMGGNLDYLDTMTISKALENKTKM
- a CDS encoding GTP-binding protein, coding for MSFVNYNTKEINCKIVYYGPGLGGKTTNIQYIYQKTAGGNKGEMVSLDSENERTIFFDFLPLDLGEIRGYRTRFHLYTVPGQVFYESSRKLILRGVDGVIFVADSQLERMEANIESLKSLEENLKEQGYDIDQIPIVFQWNKRDLPNVTPVEDLQQTLNADERPAFDSVAVKGVGVFETLKAMSKLVLMNLKGGLKE
- a CDS encoding esterase/lipase family protein — encoded protein: MRDTDLFLNKYIESKVLNLKSRFNAYNARKNYSKTFLDSAKELTKSDIRQRFLQAKENLSPNDTLKLMRNLLNSSAWISFSTARYLHSLTNFKSFDNKFDYNFINYRFFNDLKNKKEINLEDDEIFKIIYNEVEYAKYHPNYISNLEAPTTNATIILIPGVFNELFSTPSFERACLHLKKNYGIKYFTPSINGFDNCNKNAESLKIQINDYMKEHPNEKLWLVAFSKGGLDTLHYLSEYSEEQDSILGLSTIASPILGSDSFNKKLIKTLNLIHNFSDSKLYKLIDSRRDILAKEMQKSLSSTYRRPWLRNNHEKLNPNLFYTSIGFSSKWYDSHLWMMLMKLIIRSKNENDGVVDTESTLFPYYFQKGISLGILEGHHLVGRRSSFYCQEALIEAHIHFLKYKGLLF
- the rsmH gene encoding 16S rRNA (cytosine(1402)-N(4))-methyltransferase RsmH, producing the protein MEDYKEHYSVLKNECLDYLYLNNEDKESLVFADCTFGAGGHSMAIVERNPNAKLISFDQDPDALANGRKLIEKNGVQDRLFLHDSNFVHFHDVVTGNHQELLDENEGLDGVLLDLGVSSHHFDEGSRGFSFRVDAPLDMRMDYDNDEIETAKDIINKYSKQELADLFREYGEEKFAWRIAEKIEAKREKEGPIETTFQLAELIKDCYPKKLQFGRIHPATKCFQALRIQVNKELDVVSDVIAQVLPLLKINGRILIISFHSLEDRIVKRLFKEFEKNGLGEMLFENEVKKPIIPSEEEISENPRSRSAKLRILKRVSEKKSKNKYEKFSKIQN